One window of Triticum dicoccoides isolate Atlit2015 ecotype Zavitan chromosome 5A, WEW_v2.0, whole genome shotgun sequence genomic DNA carries:
- the LOC119301457 gene encoding UDP-glycosyltransferase 90A1-like, translating into MAPTAALPCDDAGRELPHVAIFPFMARGHTVPLTHLAHLLLRRRLATVTFFTTPGNAAFVRAALPDGVDVVELPFPDGDGRASQGAENVEGIASASSFAAFAEATTGLRPRFEEALAAMRPAASLLVADGFLYWAGESAGALGVPRLSFLGTSAFAHVMREAFVRDKPGCGPPQCDATGGATGTYTVPEFPHVQFLLADIPPLPLPAIVLDAKMAMAVAGSRGVIMNTFHHLESSYIDHWDRHVGPRAWPIGPLCLARQPSSTVVGEVHNSKSSWLRWLDEKAAAGQSVLFVALGTLLAVSDEQLKEVARGLEEAEVNFLWAVRDDSSDLGIGFHERVQGRGMVMGGWVDQPAILQHDCVRGFLSHCGWNSVLESMCAGVPLAVWPMMFDQPLNAKLVVDELKVGVRVRSTGGLVKGEEVSRAVREIMLGETRVSAVKNAAVLAGQAQHAMSAGGSSWKMVEEMISELSGQPTDKASRAHVGGK; encoded by the coding sequence ATGGCTCCTACTGCTGCCCTTCCATGTGATGATGCCGGCCGTGAGCTCCCTCACGTTGCCATCTTCCCGTTCATGGCGAGAGGCCACACCGTCCCGCTCACCCACCTGGCGCACCTCCTACTACGCCGGCGCCTCGCCACCGTGACCTTCTTCACCACCCCGGGCAACGCGGCCTTCGTACGTGCCGCTCTGCCCGACGGCGTCGACGTGGTCGAGCTCCCGTTCCCGGACGGGGACGGCCGCGCTTCGCAGGGTGCGGAGAACGTCGAGGGTATTGCGTCGGCGTCCTCCTTCGCCGCCTTCGCAGAGGCCACGACGGGGCTGCGGCCGCGCTTCGAGGAGGCGCTCGCGGCCATGCGTCCCGCCGCCAGCCTGCTCGTCGCCGACGGGTTCCTGTACTGGGCCGGAGAGTCGGCCGGCGCGCTCGGTGTCCCGAGGCTGTCGTTCCTGGGAACATCCGCGTTCGCGCACGTGATGCGAGAGGCGTTCGTGCGCGACAAGCCAGGATGTGGGCCTCCGCAGTGCGACGCTACAGGCGGCGCCACGGGCACCTACACGGTGCCGGAGTTCCCTCACGTCCAGTTCCTGCTGGCCGATATCCCCCCGCTGCCCCTGCCGGCGATAGTCCTCGACGCAAAGATGGCGATGGCGGTCGCCGGGAGCCGCGGCGTGATCATGAACACCTTCCACCACCTCGAGAGCAGCTACATCGATCACTGGGACCGGCACGTCGGGCCCAGGGCCTGGCCCATCGGCCCCTTGTGCCTAGCCCGGCAACCTTCTTCCACCGTCGTCGGCGAAGTCCATAACTCCAAGTCCTCATGGCTGCGGTGGCTGGACGAGAAGGCAGCCGCCGGCCAGTCCGTGCTCTTCGTCGCGCTCGGGACGCTGTTGGCGGTGTCGGACGAGCAGCTCAAGGAGGTGGCGCGAGGGCTGGAAGAGGCAGAGGTGAACTTCCTGTGGGCCGTGCGGGACGATAGTTCTGACCTCGGCATAGGATTCCACGAGCGCGTCCAAGGAAGGGGCATGGTAATGGGAGGGTGGGTGGACCAACCGGCCATCCTCCAGCACGACTGCGTGAGAGGATTCCTAAGCCACTGCGGATGGAACTCGGTGCTGGAGAGCATGTGCGCCGGCGTGCCATTGGCGGTGTGGCCAATGATGTTTGACCAACCTCTCAACGCGAAGCTGGTTGTTGATGAACTTAAGGTCGGTGTCAGGGTCAGGTCTACCGGAGGGTTGGTCAAGGGTGAGGAGGTTTCGAGGGCGGTGAGGGAGATAATGTTAGGGGAGACAAGGGTGTCGGCGGTGAAGAACGCGGCGGTTCTGGCGGGGCAGGCACAACACGCCATGTCCGCAGGTGGTTCGTCGtggaaaatggtggaggagatgatTAGCGAGCTGTCTGGGCAGCCGACAGACAAGGCTAGCAGGGCACACGTTGGTGGCAAGTAG